Proteins encoded together in one Planctomyces sp. SH-PL14 window:
- a CDS encoding RNA polymerase sigma factor, with amino-acid sequence MMAEPDNPISITDEASLGRFVQESRRPLLVYIDRNLGPALRKKVEPEDILQEVTVSALASLDPFLVPGRDPFRLLCQMAEQRIIDAHRHHTAQRRSSERERELDRPAATDASANFVDWLVASMTSASQAYSRNQRELQLALAVEQLSPEQQTALRLRYVEQLPTKEIAARLGKTDGAVRVLLSRTVAELQSRLGIA; translated from the coding sequence ATGATGGCCGAACCGGACAATCCGATTTCGATCACCGATGAGGCGTCGCTCGGCCGCTTCGTTCAGGAGAGCCGCCGGCCGCTCCTGGTCTACATCGACCGCAATCTGGGGCCGGCCCTCCGCAAGAAGGTCGAGCCCGAGGACATCCTCCAGGAAGTGACGGTCTCGGCCCTCGCCTCGCTCGATCCGTTCCTGGTCCCCGGGCGGGACCCGTTCCGGCTCCTGTGCCAGATGGCGGAGCAGCGGATCATCGACGCCCATCGGCACCACACCGCCCAGCGCCGCAGCAGCGAGCGGGAACGGGAGCTCGACCGTCCTGCCGCGACGGACGCCAGCGCGAACTTCGTGGACTGGCTTGTCGCCAGCATGACCTCAGCCAGTCAGGCGTACTCGCGAAATCAGCGGGAGCTGCAACTCGCCCTCGCCGTCGAGCAGCTCAGCCCTGAGCAGCAGACCGCCCTCCGGCTTCGATACGTTGAGCAGTTGCCGACGAAGGAGATCGCGGCGCGGCTCGGCAAGACCGACGGTGCCGTCCGGGTGCTGTTGAGCCGGACGGTCGCCGAGTTGCAGAGCCGCCTGGGGATCGCGTGA
- a CDS encoding serine/threonine-protein kinase — protein MTDSSRPVPRSELASRRPPEDDNTWRDERLDRRAQAAGADWDEVARIVEAFSNAWSEGGYPPTIAEYVLEANGSTRAIVAAELIKLDLEQRWRQGLRRLVEDYLPDVPDLGEIPASVILEEFHVRRLAGDVVQAGEYFQRFPGRAAELRHLFGMDPALHSTHAAGSGRRPRVDLRPGETIGDFELLIRLGEGAFGAVFLARQTSMQRLVALKVSADAGTEPQTLAQLDHDHIIRVYDQQQLPERRLRLLYMQYAAGGTLDDVIQRLGDVAPRSRTGRHYLDGVAAILDARGESRPAESPVSRELAGLAWPQVVAWIGSRLARALAYAHGKGVLHRDLKPANVLLMADGTPKLADFNVSFSSQLPDASAESQFGGSLAYMAPEHLEALNPQHPRSPADLDVRCDLYSLGMLLSELLTGGRPFRGSPPGRDLPARWIERLTIERRTSRPAGLDDGALDAAAPGLAETLRRCLAPEPADRFASAIDLATELELSLNPAARRLFRGTRGGWEGIVPRHPVLAMTAVTVFPNAVAAVCNFLHNAHVIATQWPAAEPTFMRVQSVINLIAFPVGAFLAVVFAREISRCLQANYAESLSAEELAGVRRRCLNLGHVAAAIGLSLWLLAAPAYPVSLWLILGELPGAVVIHFLASLTLCGLIASAYPFLAVSALAVRNFYPVLLRWNVPHGADIEGLERLHRHSWFYLALAALVPMLSTAVLAVVGDGQRRSLILTAVAGGLGFAFALLLFRRLQNDLNTLTEFLRRSDR, from the coding sequence GTGACCGATTCGTCGCGTCCTGTCCCGCGTTCGGAACTGGCGAGCCGCCGGCCGCCGGAGGACGACAATACATGGCGCGATGAACGCCTCGACCGCCGCGCCCAGGCCGCCGGAGCCGACTGGGACGAGGTGGCCCGGATTGTCGAGGCGTTTTCGAATGCCTGGTCTGAAGGAGGCTATCCGCCGACGATTGCGGAATACGTTCTCGAAGCGAACGGAAGCACGCGGGCGATCGTCGCGGCGGAGCTCATCAAGCTCGATCTCGAACAGCGGTGGCGGCAGGGACTCCGTCGGCTGGTCGAGGACTACCTCCCGGATGTTCCCGACCTGGGGGAGATTCCGGCCTCCGTGATCCTCGAGGAGTTCCACGTCCGCCGGCTGGCAGGGGACGTGGTTCAGGCCGGTGAGTATTTCCAAAGGTTCCCCGGCCGGGCGGCGGAGCTGCGGCACCTGTTCGGGATGGATCCGGCGCTGCACTCGACGCACGCCGCCGGTTCTGGAAGACGGCCCCGCGTCGACCTGCGGCCGGGGGAGACGATCGGCGATTTCGAGCTCCTGATCCGGCTGGGGGAGGGGGCCTTCGGGGCGGTGTTCCTCGCGCGGCAGACGTCGATGCAGCGGCTGGTGGCCCTCAAGGTCTCGGCCGACGCCGGGACCGAACCGCAGACCCTCGCCCAACTGGACCACGACCACATCATCCGGGTCTACGACCAGCAGCAGCTCCCCGAACGGCGGCTCCGTCTCCTCTATATGCAGTACGCGGCGGGAGGGACCCTGGATGACGTCATCCAGCGGCTCGGCGACGTCGCGCCGCGGAGCCGGACCGGGCGGCACTATCTCGACGGCGTGGCCGCCATCCTCGACGCCCGGGGCGAATCCCGCCCGGCCGAATCGCCTGTCTCCCGCGAGCTGGCGGGACTGGCCTGGCCGCAGGTCGTCGCCTGGATCGGCAGCCGTCTCGCGCGGGCCCTGGCCTATGCCCATGGCAAGGGGGTTCTGCACCGCGACCTCAAACCGGCGAACGTCCTCCTCATGGCGGACGGGACCCCCAAGCTGGCGGACTTCAACGTCAGTTTCAGCAGCCAGCTTCCGGACGCCTCCGCGGAGTCGCAGTTCGGCGGAAGCCTCGCCTACATGGCTCCGGAGCATCTGGAAGCTCTCAATCCGCAGCATCCCCGGTCTCCGGCTGATCTCGATGTCCGTTGCGACCTGTATTCGCTGGGGATGTTGCTCAGCGAACTGCTGACGGGGGGGCGTCCCTTCCGTGGCTCGCCGCCGGGACGAGATCTCCCGGCGCGATGGATCGAGCGGCTCACGATCGAACGCAGAACATCGCGGCCGGCCGGGCTCGACGATGGGGCGCTCGACGCAGCCGCGCCCGGTCTGGCCGAGACGCTCCGTCGCTGCCTGGCGCCGGAGCCAGCGGACCGGTTCGCCTCGGCGATCGACCTGGCGACGGAGCTGGAGCTGTCCCTCAATCCGGCCGCCCGGAGGCTGTTCCGGGGAACCCGCGGCGGGTGGGAAGGGATCGTGCCGCGGCATCCCGTCCTGGCGATGACGGCGGTCACCGTCTTCCCCAACGCGGTCGCGGCCGTCTGCAATTTTCTGCACAACGCGCACGTCATCGCGACGCAGTGGCCGGCCGCCGAGCCGACGTTCATGCGGGTCCAGTCGGTCATCAACCTGATCGCGTTCCCCGTCGGCGCCTTCCTGGCGGTGGTCTTCGCCCGAGAGATCTCCCGCTGCCTGCAGGCGAACTACGCGGAGAGCCTGTCGGCCGAGGAGCTGGCGGGCGTCCGCCGCCGGTGTCTCAACCTGGGTCACGTCGCGGCCGCCATCGGGTTGAGCCTCTGGCTCCTCGCCGCCCCCGCGTATCCCGTCTCGCTCTGGCTCATCCTGGGAGAGCTGCCCGGCGCGGTCGTGATTCACTTCCTGGCGTCGCTGACGCTGTGCGGCCTGATCGCCTCCGCCTATCCGTTCCTGGCGGTCTCGGCACTGGCGGTCCGGAACTTCTATCCGGTCCTGCTGCGGTGGAACGTCCCCCACGGGGCGGACATCGAGGGGCTGGAACGCCTCCATCGGCACTCCTGGTTCTATCTCGCCCTGGCGGCGCTCGTCCCGATGCTCTCGACCGCCGTGCTCGCGGTTGTGGGGGACGGTCAGCGTCGGTCGCTGATTCTCACGGCGGTGGCCGGGGGGCTGGGGTTCGCCTTCGCCCTGCTGCTGTTCCGCCGGCTTCAGAACGACCTCAACACGCTGACGGAGTTCCTCCGCCGGTCGGATCGATGA